The DNA region GACCCTGCCGACCGGCCTGTTCTTCGGCTGGCTGGCCAAACGATTCGAGGTGGCGCGATGACCACGGCGTCCGTGCTCTACGACGCGCCCGGACCCCGGGCGCGGCTGCGGTACCGGATCTACTCGGTGTTCGCGGTGGCGGTCGCGGCCGCGGCGCTGTGGTTCGTGTACCGCGGACTCTCCGACAAGGGGCAGTTCACCGCCGCCAAATGGAAGCCGTTCACCGAGAGCCAGGTGTGGAGCACCTACCTGCTGCCGGGTCTGCGCGGCACGCTCGAGGCGGCGGCGCTGTCCATCGTGCTGGCGCTGGTGCTGGGCATGCTGTTCGGCATTCTGCGCATGTCGGACCATCGGGCGATCCGCTGGTTCGCCGGTGTGGTGGTGGAGATCTCGCGGGCCATTCCCGTGCTGATCCTGATGATCTTCCTCTACAACCTGTTCGCCAAGCAGAACGTCTTCCCCTCCGATCAGCTGGCGCTGGCGGCCGCGGTGACCGCGCTGACCGTCTACAACGGGTCGGTCATCGCCGAGATCGTGCGCTCGGGTATCCGCGCGCTGCCCAAGGGGCAGAGCGAGGCCGCGGTCGCGCTGGGCATGCGTAAGACGCAGGTCATGGTGTCGATCCTGCTGCCGCAGGCGGTCACCGCCATGCTGCCGGCGCTGATCTCGCAGATGGTGGTGGCGCTCAAGGATTCCGCGCTGGCCTACCAGATCACCTATCTGGAGATCGTGCGCTCGGGCGCGCAGCTCGGTGCGGCCGAACAGAATCCGATCCCGTCGCTGATCGTGGTCGCCATCATCATGATCATTCTCAACTACACGCTGACCGTGGTCGCGACCCGCGTCGAGAAGTGGCTGCGCACCCGCAAACACGGCTCACGAGCCGTCGTCCCCGCCGCCACCATCACCGCTCCCCCCGGCATGGACGCCCTCGTCTCCGACGTTTCCCTCCAGAAACCGCAGAACTGACCCGCGCGGCTTGCCCGACCGCCGGACAAGCCGCGCCCCCAGCTCGCATACTGAATTTCATGACCGAAGACGACAGCGCTCGAAGAGAATTCGTCTTCGGGCTCCTCCTGGCCACCATCGCAACCGGACTCTTCGCAGGCCTCACCGCCCTCGCCGCAGTCCTCGGCTCCGTCCTGGCCTCCGACGGCCTGGCCCGCATCCTCGCAGCCCGCCACACCAAACCCACCACCCCCGAATCCTCCCCACCCCCACCCGCTCCCCGAGCCCATCGCCACACCAACCACCGCCACGCCCGGCGCGCCCTCTCCACTCGCCGCCCCGGCGGCGTCCTGCACTGACGCGAGAACCGTCGCCCCGCCTCTATGGTGGATCGATGGAACAAGACCGACCGGACGGTCACTCCCGGGCGCAGCGGAGTTCACCTACTCCCCCATCGGCGCGACCGCACCCGCCGACGCCACCTGGACCGCCACGGCGCCCGGATTCCGGCAGTTCGAACGCACGACGGTCATCGGCCACGGCGCAGATCATTGGGAACGCGCGAGCGAAGAACTCCTCCACTGGGGTGTGAAGCAGCGCAGCGGCTTCCGAGTCACCCCCCTCGACAGCCCCGACACCCGCGCAACGACCGGCGCGAACTTCCGCATCACAGCCGGCCGGGCTCCCTTCACGATCCACGAGCCCGTCCGCGTCGTATCGGTCGTCGACACCCCCACCCGCCGCGGCTTCGCCTACGGCACGCTCCCCGGCCACCCCGTCTCCGGCGAGGAAGCCTTCATCCTCCACCTCACCCCCGACGGCACCATCCACCTGACCCTGCGCTCCCTCACCCGCCCCGCACCCCAGGGCCCTTGGCGCACCGCCTTCCCGATCCTCCTACTCGCCCAACGCTATTTCCGCCGGCGA from Nocardia tengchongensis includes:
- a CDS encoding amino acid ABC transporter permease is translated as MTTASVLYDAPGPRARLRYRIYSVFAVAVAAAALWFVYRGLSDKGQFTAAKWKPFTESQVWSTYLLPGLRGTLEAAALSIVLALVLGMLFGILRMSDHRAIRWFAGVVVEISRAIPVLILMIFLYNLFAKQNVFPSDQLALAAAVTALTVYNGSVIAEIVRSGIRALPKGQSEAAVALGMRKTQVMVSILLPQAVTAMLPALISQMVVALKDSALAYQITYLEIVRSGAQLGAAEQNPIPSLIVVAIIMIILNYTLTVVATRVEKWLRTRKHGSRAVVPAATITAPPGMDALVSDVSLQKPQN
- a CDS encoding DUF1990 family protein, which produces MGATAPADATWTATAPGFRQFERTTVIGHGADHWERASEELLHWGVKQRSGFRVTPLDSPDTRATTGANFRITAGRAPFTIHEPVRVVSVVDTPTRRGFAYGTLPGHPVSGEEAFILHLTPDGTIHLTLRSLTRPAPQGPWRTAFPILLLAQRYFRRRYLRALST